From Nilaparvata lugens isolate BPH chromosome 7, ASM1435652v1, whole genome shotgun sequence, one genomic window encodes:
- the LOC120352474 gene encoding uncharacterized protein LOC120352474 gives MEAAVGVAESASRRRSSSASATAVMSDAAAKCSPSASSQDAAAVLDAAAVPDAVRSSSPTADWLRVSMRRVRHFRLLDPHQPSAPPMDCEPVEDVRPSSAPMHRPRQVGRAALRRPHNSANSTPQHRPSHPGARHPHHSFVARGEPSAQLATAPPQLGHQ, from the exons ATGGAGGCGGCAGTGGGGGTGGCAGAAAGCGCCTCCAGAAGACGGTCTTCCAGTGCGAGCGCGACCGCCGTGATGAGCGATGCAGCGGCCAAGTGCAGTCCGAGTGCATCTTCGCAGGATGCGGCTGCAGTGTTGGATGCAGCTGCGGTGCCCGATGCAGTTCGCAGCTCTAGTCCGACCGCCGATTGGCTGCGTGTGTCGATGCGACGCGTCCGTCATTTTCGGCTGCTGGATCCTCACCAGCCGTCTGCGCCGCCGATG GACTGTGAGCCTGTGGAAGACGTGCGCCCCTCGTCGGCGCCTATGCACCGGCCACGCCAGGTGGGACGCGCAGCGCTGCGCCGTCCCCATAACAGCGCCAACTCGACGCCCCAGCATCGGCCGTCCCACCCAGGCGCCCGCCATCCACATCACTCCTTCGTCGCCCGAGGTGAACCATCAGCACAACTGGCAACAGCACCACCTCAGCTCGGACACCAGTGA